A portion of the Bifidobacterium lemurum genome contains these proteins:
- a CDS encoding putative ABC transporter permease produces MEPVIERTLRRGRETLAAVNDVERLYLRDWMDVVFIYAISGFVGTLHETCWTLLSKGVFEDRSGSILSPFNYVYGLGALAIFFALRGLRKGHQVFIVGALLGGVLEYSMSVIQQYLLGSRSWDYSQLPLNIGGRTTVPFMLFWGLLCFVIVRWILPLMLHVVHAIDDDHRRTIAVILLAWIAVDYCVTLPAIFLYAQRADGFSGGGWFADVINTVFNDAFMRRHFPNMRV; encoded by the coding sequence ATGGAACCAGTGATCGAGCGCACCCTGCGCCGCGGGCGCGAAACCCTTGCCGCCGTCAACGATGTGGAGCGGCTGTATCTGCGCGATTGGATGGATGTGGTGTTCATCTACGCGATCAGCGGATTCGTCGGAACTTTGCACGAGACCTGTTGGACGCTGTTGTCCAAGGGCGTGTTCGAGGACCGCAGCGGGTCGATCCTCTCCCCGTTCAACTATGTGTACGGGCTGGGCGCGCTGGCGATTTTCTTCGCTCTGCGCGGCCTGCGCAAAGGGCATCAGGTGTTCATCGTGGGCGCGCTGCTCGGCGGCGTGCTCGAGTATTCGATGAGCGTGATCCAACAGTATCTGCTGGGCAGCCGTTCCTGGGATTATTCGCAGCTGCCGTTGAATATCGGCGGACGCACCACCGTGCCGTTCATGCTGTTCTGGGGATTGCTGTGCTTCGTCATCGTGCGGTGGATCCTGCCGTTGATGCTTCACGTGGTGCATGCCATCGACGACGACCATCGCAGAACGATCGCGGTCATCCTGCTGGCATGGATCGCCGTGGATTACTGCGTGACGCTGCCGGCCATCTTCCTGTACGCGCAACGGGCCGACGGATTCTCGGGCGGCGGATGGTTCGCCGACGTGATCAACACCGTGTTCAACGATGCGTTCATGCGCCGGCACTTCCCCAATATGAGGGTGTGA
- the trpE gene encoding anthranilate synthase component I, which produces MSECSVEHLQWGETWPDRAQFHELADQGYRVVPIVRRLLADSLTPVGFYERLAGGRSGTFILESAEYGGSWSRYSFIGVDSIAQLRSNHGRADWLGQVPVGVPKEGDVIEVAHAALKTLKAPRVEGLPNLTSGLVGSVGWDAIRHWEPTLRAEAPDETGQPELVLALATDIAVVDHVSGSVWLIANAVNFDDRPTRADIVYDEAIARLDAMQRNSATPTPGEARVSVLDPSVAQPDLRFRTPKGDYERAVEVAKQHIIDGDVFQVVISQRVDIDSPADPFDVYRVLRTLNPSPYMYFMALTDAEGRDFNVIGSSPETLIKVDNGHAMTFPIAGSRPRGATVEEDEALAKELLADPKERSEHIMLVDLARNDLSRVCAPESVEVVSLMDIKRFSHIMHICSTVTGRVNPDMTAFDVFTSAFPAGTLSGAPKPRAIEIIDALELADRGIYGGTVGYFDFSGNMDMAIAIRTAFLRDHEASVQAGAGIVLDSVPATEWQETRNKAGASVEAVQVAAQLRSA; this is translated from the coding sequence ATGAGCGAATGCAGCGTCGAACATCTGCAGTGGGGCGAGACCTGGCCCGACCGCGCGCAGTTCCATGAGCTCGCCGACCAAGGCTACCGTGTGGTGCCGATCGTGCGCCGATTGCTCGCCGATTCGCTCACGCCGGTCGGCTTCTACGAGCGGCTCGCCGGCGGACGTTCCGGCACGTTCATCCTCGAATCGGCGGAATACGGCGGATCATGGAGCCGCTACAGTTTCATCGGCGTCGACTCGATCGCCCAGCTGCGCTCCAACCACGGTCGGGCCGACTGGCTCGGCCAAGTGCCGGTCGGCGTGCCGAAGGAAGGCGACGTGATCGAGGTCGCCCACGCCGCGCTCAAAACCCTCAAGGCCCCGCGTGTGGAGGGCCTGCCGAATCTGACCAGCGGTCTGGTCGGGTCGGTCGGATGGGATGCGATCCGCCATTGGGAGCCGACCCTGCGCGCCGAAGCCCCCGACGAGACCGGACAGCCGGAATTGGTGCTCGCCCTCGCCACCGACATCGCCGTGGTGGACCACGTCTCCGGATCGGTGTGGCTGATCGCCAACGCGGTCAACTTCGACGACAGGCCCACGCGCGCCGACATCGTCTACGACGAGGCCATCGCCCGGCTTGACGCGATGCAGCGCAACTCCGCCACGCCCACGCCCGGCGAGGCCCGCGTCAGCGTGCTCGATCCGTCCGTCGCCCAGCCCGACCTGCGCTTCCGCACGCCGAAAGGCGACTATGAGCGGGCCGTGGAGGTCGCCAAACAGCACATCATCGACGGCGACGTGTTCCAGGTGGTCATCTCCCAGCGTGTGGACATCGACTCCCCGGCCGACCCCTTCGACGTGTACCGCGTGCTGCGCACCCTCAACCCCAGCCCGTACATGTACTTCATGGCGCTTACCGACGCCGAGGGCCGCGACTTCAACGTGATCGGCTCCAGTCCGGAGACCCTTATCAAGGTGGACAACGGCCATGCCATGACCTTCCCGATCGCCGGCTCCCGCCCGCGCGGCGCCACCGTGGAGGAGGACGAGGCGTTGGCCAAGGAGCTGCTCGCCGATCCGAAGGAGCGCAGCGAGCATATCATGCTGGTCGATCTGGCCCGCAACGATTTGAGCCGCGTATGCGCGCCGGAATCCGTCGAGGTGGTCAGCCTGATGGACATCAAGCGATTCAGCCACATCATGCATATCTGCTCCACGGTCACCGGCCGTGTGAATCCCGATATGACCGCCTTCGATGTGTTCACCTCCGCCTTCCCGGCGGGCACGCTGTCCGGCGCGCCCAAGCCGCGCGCCATCGAGATCATCGACGCGCTGGAGCTCGCCGACCGCGGCATCTACGGCGGCACTGTCGGCTACTTCGACTTCTCCGGCAATATGGACATGGCCATCGCCATCCGCACCGCGTTCCTGCGCGACCATGAGGCGAGCGTGCAGGCCGGCGCGGGCATCGTGCTCGACTCCGTGCCCGCCACCGAATGGCAGGAGACCCGCAACAAGGCCGGCGCCAGCGTCGAAGCCGTGCAGGTCGCCGCCCAACTGCGGAGCGCGTGA
- the hisI gene encoding phosphoribosyl-AMP cyclohydrolase — MEYDNSETLDPRIAARLKRDDKGLVAAVVQQHDTREVLMVGYMNDEALRRTLTEGRVTFWSRSRQEYWRKGDTSGHAQYVKAVSLDCDGDALLVEVDQVGAACHTGKRSCFLEGGPLPVTQGHRP; from the coding sequence ATGGAATACGACAACAGCGAAACGCTGGATCCGCGCATCGCCGCGCGTCTCAAACGCGACGACAAAGGACTGGTCGCGGCCGTCGTGCAGCAGCACGACACCCGTGAGGTGCTGATGGTCGGCTATATGAACGACGAGGCGTTGCGCCGCACGCTCACCGAAGGCCGCGTGACCTTCTGGTCGCGCTCCCGCCAGGAATACTGGCGCAAGGGCGACACCTCCGGACATGCCCAGTACGTCAAGGCCGTCTCTCTCGACTGCGACGGCGACGCGCTGCTCGTCGAGGTCGACCAGGTGGGCGCCGCCTGCCATACCGGCAAACGCAGCTGCTTCCTCGAAGGAGGCCCGCTGCCGGTCACGCAAGGCCACCGTCCGTAG
- the hisF gene encoding imidazole glycerol phosphate synthase subunit HisF: protein MSLAVRVIPCLDVDAGRVVKGVHFENLRDAGDPVELAGEYYRQGADEITFLDVTASSSHRSTMVDVVSRTAEQVFIPMTVGGGVRSPEDVDSLLRCGADKVGVNTAAINDPTLISRVSERFGNQVLVLSVDARREKGEQHTCSGFEVTTMGGRKSTGIDAIWWVKRAEELGAGEILLNSMDADGTQQGFDLEMIRAVRSEVRIPIIASGGAGKASDFPPAIEAGADAVLAASIFHYGKVSIREVKDAIKGAGYTVR from the coding sequence ATGTCGCTGGCGGTTCGAGTGATTCCGTGCCTGGACGTCGACGCGGGTCGTGTGGTCAAGGGCGTGCATTTCGAGAACCTGCGTGACGCGGGCGATCCGGTCGAATTGGCCGGCGAATACTACCGTCAGGGAGCGGACGAGATTACGTTCCTTGACGTGACCGCGTCCAGTTCGCACCGCAGCACCATGGTCGATGTGGTGAGCCGCACCGCCGAGCAGGTGTTCATACCCATGACCGTCGGCGGCGGCGTGCGCAGCCCCGAGGATGTGGATTCGCTGCTGCGCTGCGGAGCGGACAAGGTCGGCGTCAACACGGCCGCCATCAACGATCCGACGCTGATCAGCCGTGTGTCCGAACGCTTCGGCAACCAGGTGCTGGTGCTCTCCGTGGACGCCCGCCGTGAGAAAGGCGAGCAGCATACGTGCTCCGGCTTCGAGGTCACCACGATGGGCGGCCGCAAATCCACCGGCATCGACGCGATCTGGTGGGTCAAGCGGGCCGAGGAGCTGGGCGCGGGCGAGATCCTGCTCAACTCGATGGACGCCGACGGCACGCAGCAGGGCTTCGATCTGGAGATGATCCGCGCCGTACGCAGCGAGGTGAGGATTCCGATCATCGCCTCCGGCGGCGCCGGCAAGGCCTCCGACTTCCCGCCAGCCATCGAGGCCGGCGCCGACGCGGTGCTCGCCGCGTCGATCTTCCACTACGGCAAGGTGTCGATCCGCGAGGTCAAGGACGCCATCAAGGGCGCGGGATACACGGTCCGCTGA
- a CDS encoding DUF5131 family protein, with amino-acid sequence MATHDIWNPWHGCHKVSAGCRNCYMFQLDAQRGVTMPSTVVHRTQEFDKPLKKDRHGDFKIKAGERIRVNMTSDTFVEEADEWRDEMWDIIRRRCDVVFYILTKRPERIAGHLPADWGEGYENVILHITTENQNMFNRRWPVFEAIPAKHKGLTLAPLLGPIDLGPALESGQIEQVECGGENYANPRPCDVAWVYDIAAQCLKHTTNFCWYESGTDLRWHGRPLRNLPWKTEQSRFAFLAGTNRKHHDVRFRLFDPVYHRELDDDELYHPRYNDSRCLFCASRMICNGCNGSDHCPKDLRFVPVEELERIEAGKHDEMMRWFHSGEHWIRTKA; translated from the coding sequence ATGGCCACACATGACATCTGGAACCCATGGCATGGGTGCCATAAGGTGTCGGCGGGCTGCCGCAACTGCTACATGTTCCAGCTCGATGCGCAGCGTGGCGTCACCATGCCATCCACGGTGGTGCACCGCACGCAGGAATTCGACAAGCCGTTGAAGAAGGACCGGCACGGCGATTTCAAAATCAAGGCCGGCGAGCGGATCCGCGTGAACATGACCTCGGACACCTTCGTCGAGGAGGCCGACGAGTGGCGCGACGAGATGTGGGATATCATCAGGCGGCGCTGCGACGTGGTGTTCTACATCCTGACCAAACGCCCCGAACGCATCGCCGGGCATCTGCCGGCGGATTGGGGCGAGGGGTACGAGAACGTGATCCTGCACATCACCACGGAGAACCAGAACATGTTCAACCGTCGCTGGCCGGTGTTCGAAGCGATTCCCGCCAAACACAAGGGACTGACGCTGGCGCCGCTGCTGGGGCCGATCGATTTAGGGCCGGCGTTGGAGTCGGGTCAGATCGAGCAGGTCGAATGCGGCGGCGAGAACTATGCGAACCCGCGACCCTGCGATGTGGCGTGGGTGTACGACATCGCCGCGCAATGTCTCAAGCATACGACCAACTTCTGCTGGTACGAGTCCGGCACCGACCTGCGCTGGCACGGGCGGCCGCTACGGAACCTGCCGTGGAAAACCGAACAGTCGCGCTTCGCGTTCCTCGCCGGCACCAACCGCAAACATCACGACGTCCGCTTCCGCCTGTTCGATCCGGTCTATCACCGGGAGCTGGACGACGACGAGCTCTACCATCCGCGGTACAACGATTCGCGCTGCCTGTTCTGCGCGAGCCGCATGATCTGCAACGGATGCAACGGCAGCGACCACTGCCCGAAGGATCTGCGCTTCGTCCCCGTCGAGGAGCTGGAGCGAATCGAGGCGGGCAAGCATGACGAGATGATGCGCTGGTTCCATTCCGGCGAGCATTGGATCCGCACCAAAGCCTGA
- a CDS encoding response regulator has product MIDVMLVDDITLLRKGLTRMIEADPGLRVANQASNGQEAVAMLRELEKTGRPLPHVILMDVRMPVMDGISATAIISKEFPTVRTLILTTYDEDDYAFTGLHAGAYGFLLKDVSTRDLHRAIHAVADGDAVLTPRITAEIINRDRAHARRNDDDAQARRQLGRLTPREYEIAGLIAQGLSNQEIAQRLTIEVASVRRYVSRILDKTGLRDRTQIVIAWFRSGATN; this is encoded by the coding sequence ATGATTGACGTGATGCTGGTCGATGACATCACGCTCCTTCGCAAGGGGCTGACACGCATGATCGAGGCTGACCCGGGCCTACGGGTCGCTAATCAGGCGTCAAACGGCCAGGAGGCGGTGGCCATGCTGCGCGAGCTCGAGAAAACCGGACGGCCGCTGCCCCACGTGATTCTCATGGACGTCCGCATGCCCGTGATGGACGGTATCAGCGCCACCGCGATCATCTCCAAAGAGTTCCCCACCGTCCGCACACTGATCCTGACCACCTATGACGAGGACGACTACGCATTCACCGGGCTGCATGCAGGAGCCTATGGATTCCTGCTTAAGGACGTGTCCACCCGGGATCTCCATCGGGCCATCCACGCCGTGGCCGACGGCGACGCGGTGCTCACCCCACGCATCACCGCGGAGATCATCAACCGGGACAGGGCGCACGCCCGCCGCAACGATGACGATGCTCAGGCCAGGCGACAGCTCGGCAGGCTTACCCCAAGGGAGTATGAGATCGCAGGGCTGATCGCGCAGGGGCTATCCAACCAGGAGATAGCCCAGCGCCTCACCATCGAGGTCGCCTCCGTCCGACGATACGTCAGCCGCATCCTCGACAAGACCGGCCTGCGCGACCGCACGCAAATCGTCATCGCCTGGTTCCGATCCGGCGCAACCAACTAG
- a CDS encoding M15 family metallopeptidase, producing the protein MTCLAIAASLIAVFTGAWFAAQTDTTVPTIPQATYSSQQWNLIVVNRWNAIPDDYPTPTLTELDNGERVDARVYEDLQRMFDAMRADGLDPEVTAGFRTRKVQQRLMDEKIAEYREQGLSSKDAKEQAEQWVAIPGTSEHEIGLAVDINTRDSTGAADSQDVYAWLADNAWRYGFILRYPSDKTDVTGNMYEPWHYRYVGIDAAYAMHGTGQCLEEYTR; encoded by the coding sequence ATGACATGTCTCGCGATCGCGGCATCGCTGATCGCGGTGTTCACCGGCGCATGGTTCGCCGCCCAAACGGACACGACGGTTCCGACGATTCCGCAGGCCACGTATTCCAGTCAGCAGTGGAATCTCATCGTCGTGAACCGATGGAACGCCATCCCCGACGACTATCCCACACCGACCCTGACCGAACTGGACAACGGCGAACGCGTCGACGCACGCGTCTACGAGGATCTGCAACGCATGTTCGATGCGATGCGGGCGGATGGACTCGACCCGGAGGTCACCGCCGGATTCCGCACGCGCAAGGTGCAGCAGCGACTGATGGACGAGAAGATCGCCGAATACCGCGAACAGGGACTGTCCTCGAAGGACGCGAAGGAACAGGCCGAGCAGTGGGTGGCGATTCCCGGCACCAGCGAGCATGAGATCGGCTTGGCGGTCGATATCAACACGCGCGATTCCACCGGTGCCGCCGACAGTCAGGACGTGTACGCCTGGCTGGCCGACAACGCCTGGCGATACGGGTTCATCCTGCGCTACCCGAGCGATAAGACCGATGTCACCGGCAATATGTACGAGCCATGGCATTACCGGTACGTGGGGATCGACGCCGCGTACGCCATGCACGGCACCGGCCAATGCTTGGAGGAATACACGCGATAG
- a CDS encoding sensor histidine kinase, whose translation MNVMTTDLFRILGKLHVDRFVMPILSMLYTALYISAPLFPPDWAERIPLLMWKTVIALFGLLCSCLLYWSRRAPLCVTTIEALAYIGLSAVTSDGSFLIPLVGALYFCVSLSPASKAVAGICETVIAVSVVTFAMHDGSALFLEWAARMAAVSAVIAAAIAVRVYRIWRDAERRADRERVRAEMLAKQRNQAISRAQVAAELHDSVGHDLTTIIALAQGFAEATDIGELHAALKDIGQVAREGLADTRHAVHTLVQRHEEFSREDGAMEAAQASGSRSGFGSTPHSLDETDTVVAHARAAGLAVVLTETGRRRHDPKQDNLCFIICREAITNTLRHASEPTTIILSRDYGDDGTLHISIHDDGHMSEHPGADRKTPVKDHPGIGLKQIGEQCLLAHGSLSYGPDENGGWTVKATLPSTGKKKEEDPHD comes from the coding sequence ATGAACGTCATGACAACCGACCTGTTCAGAATTCTTGGCAAACTCCACGTGGACAGATTCGTCATGCCCATCCTGAGCATGCTCTATACGGCCCTCTATATCAGTGCGCCGCTCTTTCCGCCGGACTGGGCCGAACGCATTCCTCTGCTTATGTGGAAGACGGTCATCGCTCTGTTCGGTCTCCTGTGTTCCTGCCTGTTGTACTGGAGCAGGCGGGCACCCCTGTGCGTCACCACCATCGAGGCCTTGGCATACATCGGCCTGTCGGCCGTCACCTCGGACGGAAGTTTCCTGATACCTCTGGTGGGAGCGCTCTATTTCTGCGTCTCCCTGTCCCCGGCGAGCAAGGCGGTCGCGGGGATATGCGAGACCGTCATAGCCGTCAGCGTGGTCACCTTCGCCATGCATGACGGTAGCGCGCTCTTCCTTGAATGGGCGGCCCGCATGGCGGCTGTCTCGGCCGTCATAGCCGCCGCCATCGCCGTCAGAGTCTACCGGATATGGCGCGATGCCGAACGGCGCGCGGACCGGGAGCGCGTTCGCGCCGAGATGCTCGCAAAGCAAAGGAACCAGGCCATATCCCGCGCCCAGGTCGCCGCAGAACTGCACGACAGCGTGGGGCACGACCTGACCACGATCATCGCGTTGGCCCAAGGCTTCGCGGAAGCGACCGATATCGGCGAACTGCACGCCGCACTCAAGGACATCGGCCAAGTCGCAAGGGAAGGATTGGCCGACACCCGCCATGCCGTCCATACCCTGGTCCAGCGCCACGAGGAGTTTTCCCGGGAAGATGGTGCGATGGAAGCAGCCCAGGCGTCCGGTTCCCGGAGCGGATTCGGTTCGACGCCGCATTCACTCGACGAGACCGACACCGTGGTCGCCCATGCCCGCGCGGCGGGCCTGGCCGTGGTCCTCACCGAAACAGGCCGTCGACGCCATGACCCAAAACAGGACAACCTCTGCTTCATCATCTGCAGAGAGGCGATCACCAACACGCTCCGGCATGCATCGGAGCCAACCACCATCATCCTTTCCCGGGACTACGGAGACGACGGCACCCTCCACATCAGCATCCATGATGACGGGCATATGAGCGAGCATCCCGGGGCCGACCGGAAGACACCCGTCAAAGACCACCCGGGAATCGGACTGAAGCAAATCGGCGAACAATGTCTGCTGGCCCATGGAAGCCTGAGCTATGGGCCAGACGAGAACGGGGGCTGGACGGTGAAAGCCACCCTGCCCTCCACCGGCAAGAAGAAGGAGGAGGATCCCCATGATTGA